The proteins below are encoded in one region of Streptomyces sp. NBC_00490:
- a CDS encoding NAD(P)H-dependent amine dehydrogenase family protein, whose translation MIPTVVWGTGNVGRAAVRAVAAHPELSLVAVLVANPAKVGKDAGELSGLGRRLGVTATDDVAAVLSRAPRAVVYAASGDVRPDGAIEDISRALRAGAVVVTPSLYGMYDCTHAPAEIRAVLLESVEAGGGSLFVSGVDPGWANDVLPLLVSGLGSAIDAVRCQEVFDYSTYDQEEAVRDLIGMGHPLDYQPLMLAEGIPTMIWGGQLRMMARALGAELDGVEETLERRPLDTSVVTDAMGEFSAGTQGAIRLEVRGMVAGEPRIVIEHVTRIHATCAPDWPTPPGGGAGAHRVIIEGRPRIEVTVEATDEGDNRAAGGNATAAGRLVNAIDWLVGAGPGLFDALDVPLRPAVGRLGKK comes from the coding sequence ATGATTCCCACGGTGGTCTGGGGCACGGGCAACGTCGGACGCGCCGCCGTTCGGGCCGTCGCCGCGCACCCGGAGCTCAGCCTTGTGGCCGTGCTGGTGGCCAACCCCGCCAAGGTCGGCAAGGACGCGGGCGAGCTCAGCGGACTCGGCCGACGCCTCGGCGTGACGGCAACGGACGATGTGGCCGCGGTACTCTCCCGAGCCCCTCGCGCCGTCGTGTACGCGGCTTCCGGGGACGTGCGCCCGGACGGTGCGATCGAGGACATCAGCCGTGCGCTGCGCGCGGGCGCGGTGGTGGTCACCCCGTCCTTGTACGGCATGTACGACTGCACGCACGCGCCTGCCGAGATCCGCGCCGTGCTGCTGGAGTCCGTCGAGGCCGGCGGCGGCTCGCTCTTCGTGTCCGGGGTGGACCCCGGGTGGGCCAACGACGTGCTCCCGCTGCTGGTGAGCGGGCTGGGGTCCGCCATCGACGCCGTCCGCTGCCAGGAGGTCTTCGACTACTCGACCTACGACCAGGAGGAAGCCGTCCGCGACCTGATCGGTATGGGGCATCCCCTGGACTACCAGCCGCTGATGCTCGCCGAGGGCATTCCGACGATGATCTGGGGCGGACAGCTGCGCATGATGGCCCGGGCCCTGGGCGCCGAACTGGACGGCGTCGAGGAGACCTTGGAACGCCGCCCCCTCGACACGTCCGTCGTCACCGACGCGATGGGAGAGTTCTCGGCCGGCACCCAGGGAGCGATACGGCTTGAAGTGCGGGGCATGGTGGCGGGCGAACCCCGCATTGTCATCGAGCATGTCACCCGCATCCATGCCACCTGCGCCCCGGACTGGCCGACGCCACCCGGCGGCGGAGCGGGCGCGCACCGCGTGATCATCGAAGGCCGCCCCCGGATAGAGGTCACGGTCGAAGCCACGGACGAGGGAGACAACAGGGCCGCCGGCGGCAACGCGACGGCGGCCGGCCGTCTGGTGAACGCGATCGACTGGCTCGTCGGGGCCGGACCCGGCCTCTTCGACGCCCTCGACGTCCCGCTGCGCCCCGCGGTGGGCAGACTGGGAAAGAAGTGA